The DNA window gtgTCTACTGGCTATTGTTTATGTGAGTGCTGTCACTGTATTCAGTGATGTACAGAACAGACAGGCAGCATGCTCCCTACCCAGGGAGCATGGAAGCATATGTTCTAAACATCTCATTTTTCTCTGTGCGCCCCAGATGTTCTTGTGCCCTTTCCTTCAGCCCTACCCCATGCAACACCACTTCCTACAATTACTTCCCAAATCAGCACTGTTGACCTGGGCCAAGATTTCAAAAAAGGACCCTAAAGTTAGAAGCCTAATAGGGACATAGTAGCCTAAATAAGTAACCTGAATTTCAAATGTGCTGAGCACTCAAGATCATCCATTGATATATTAGGAgtttctgggtgctcagcacttttgaaaatcagggcatTTATTTAGACTCCTAATTTTTGGTTCCTGTTTTTGGAAATGTTTAGCCTAGATCTTTTCCCCATCTCATTGGGTGGCACATTATCTCTTTTTATGTGTGGCTCTTTAATATGATAATATTTAGAGCCTTTGCCCTCAAAGATTATGAAGCTAGTTGTTTAATTCACAATTATAAAGCAGCACACTCACCGAATGCAAAAAGACCCCACCAACTAGCAGTTTAGTAGCTCTGAAGGGAGAATGCTTGACATTTTTGAATTTTTGGTGCAAGTTCAAATTTCACTGACCAACCACCCCATATCACCACCCTGAAAATTTGACAAGTTTTCCTACAATATTTTTTTCAACTAGCTATAGATGCAGTTTTTGGAACCATTTGACATTTTGAaccagtaacattttcaaaatatttttgcaaaatgttttactGTTTAATCAACCAGCTCTAGAGAGTAGGATTTGATTTTAGTTCTGTAATCAGAAACATTTCAGCATTGACTAAGACATACATTTCAATGGCAAAGATATGGGCTATAAAATCTCAGTGTTCTGACCTCTTGTTTTGCAGTGCGTATAAGGTCTTTAAATATGCCCTGTGTTCAAAGACACTGTCTTTCTGAAactaacaaacaaaaccaaataatTATGGGTCTTTATCTCTCCTAGGGCCCAAAGGCGTGATCAATGACTGGAGAAAGTTTAAATTAGAAAGTGAAGACAGAGATTCCCTCCCTTTGAGCAAGAAAGAGATCCTCAGACAAATGTCTTCGCCACACAGATCTCTCAGTAAAGATGATAAAGACACCAGAGAGAGATTCAGTCGTAAGGTAACAAGAGAAAACACAAGTGAATAAATGATTCTATATAAAACATGAAAACAAGAAAAATGGGGTATAAGCACAGGAGGAGAAGCCAGAAAGTACTGAATTTAATTGCCaccaatcatagaatctcagggttggaagggacctcaggaggtcatctagtccaaccccctgctcaaaacaggaccaaacccaactaaatcatcccagccaggtctttgtcaagcctgaccttaaaaacctctaaggaaggagattccactacctccctaggtaacccattccagttcttcaccaccctactagtgaaaaagtttttcctaatgtccagcctaaacctccccctctgcaacttgagaccattacttgaGACAATTCCCACTTCCGTTCTGTCCTTATACAAATCATTAACATCTCCATCTCAGTTTTCCTCAGCTGCAAACTGGGACAATACTGAACTACCTCAAAGTGACAATGTGAAGTCAATGTTTATAAAGTAAGTTGAATGTGAGAAGGGCAGTGAGTGATACATGTTAGTATTAGTTGCTGAAACTTAGCTTGAGGCCTATTGAAAGCTACAAGGCCCTTGgattattataaataaaatacagaGAGATCATGAAGGGGCAGATTGTGCTATTCTTGCTCACACTGAGTAGTATTTTGCTTTGCAAGAAGTCCTGCTGAAGAaaatgagactactcacagaATAAAGACCTACTTAGTAGAAAGATGGAAGCATCTGACCCAAAACGCACATGAAATAGAACACACCATTGATCATCACAATCTGGCCAACTGTTGACCAGTGCTGAATCTTCTACCCTCAATAAAAGTTAATGAGAAGACTGTGGTGAGATAATTATCACAGTATCTAGCTGCCTCAGATCTCCTTCAATCTTGTCAATCTGGATAAATTATTGCCTCCCGAAAACAGATGAAGACCAGGGGAGAAATTCTGACcctattgaagtcactggcaaaactccaactgactttagtggggccaggatttcacccaatgtgTCCTTGCTGATATTGTTAGATATATCAGTTGCCTTCAATACCATTTACCTGTACCCAAGTATAGAGAGATGGGGTTTCCATTTAATGTCTTATTTCCTCTCTCTCCAAGATTCCCCACAGGGCAATTTTGCACAATTATTCTTCTGCCCAAGGGTTTTATGTGGGGTTCCACAGACATCATCTTGTTCCTCTCCTTGTTCAGtgaatatacacatacacacacacacattcagtaaTATAATGCTCTCTTAATATTCACAGATGAGTATGCAGGAGTATGAGCTCATCCATGAGGAGCAAGAGGATGAAAGTTGCCTACGAAAATACCGCAAACGCTGCATGCAGGATATGCATCAGAGGCTGAGCTTTGGGCCCAGATATGGCTATCTGTATGAGCTGCAGAATGGAGAACAGTTCCTGGAAGTCATTGAGAAAGAGCGAAAAACCGTCATGGTCATTGTTCACATTTATGAAGATGGCATCAAGGGCTGCGAGGCACTAAACAATAGCTTAACTTGCCTTGCTGCAGAATACTCCACAATGAGATTTTGTAAGATAAAGGCATCTAACACAGGTGCTGGAGACCGCTTTTCAACTGATGTGCTCCCAACCCTGCTTGTCTACAAGGGTGGGGAGCTTTTGAGCAATTTTATTAGTGTTACTGAACACTTCAGTGAGGAATTTTTTGCTGTGGATGTGGAATCTTTCCTACATGAGTATGGGCTGCTACCCGAAAAAGAGATTCCAGCACTTGGAAATGGCAATACAGATGATCAAGATATTGAATAATTGGAGAGGGATATAGCCCTTCGTTATCTCCTATTTCTCCATATATTGCAATTGGATCTCAGCAGAACCCATGATCATTTAGAGAAGCCTGTGTGTGCTCATTACTTTATATGTAAGAgatacatatataaatatttcTTAACCATCAGTATGTGAAT is part of the Mauremys mutica isolate MM-2020 ecotype Southern chromosome 8, ASM2049712v1, whole genome shotgun sequence genome and encodes:
- the PDC gene encoding phosducin, whose amino-acid sequence is MEEQKSASLEQDFEGQATHTGPKGVINDWRKFKLESEDRDSLPLSKKEILRQMSSPHRSLSKDDKDTRERFSRKMSMQEYELIHEEQEDESCLRKYRKRCMQDMHQRLSFGPRYGYLYELQNGEQFLEVIEKERKTVMVIVHIYEDGIKGCEALNNSLTCLAAEYSTMRFCKIKASNTGAGDRFSTDVLPTLLVYKGGELLSNFISVTEHFSEEFFAVDVESFLHEYGLLPEKEIPALGNGNTDDQDIE